The following are encoded in a window of Fusarium oxysporum f. sp. lycopersici 4287 chromosome 5, whole genome shotgun sequence genomic DNA:
- a CDS encoding centromere/microtubule-binding protein cbf5, which translates to MSKDVAVVKKTTTEEEEYTIKPQATTPSLDTSQWPLLLKNYDKLLVRTGHFTPIPNGCSPLKRDLKQYISSGVINLDKPSNPSSHEVVAWVKRILRCEKTGHSGTLDPKVTGCLIVCIDRATRLVKSQQGAGKEYVAVIRLHDKLPGGQAQFARALETLTGALFQRPPLISAVKRQLRIRTIHESKLIEFDNDRHLGVFWVSCEAGTYIRTLCVHLGLLLGVGGHMQELRRVRSGAMDESKGLVTLHDVLDAQWQMDNTRDESYLRKVISPLETLLTSYKRLVVKDSAVNAVCYGAKLMLPGLLRYESAIEHHEEVVLMTTKGEAIALGIAQMSTVEMSTCDHGVVAKVKRCIMERDLYPRRWGLGPVALEKKKLKADGKLDKYGRPNDATPAKWSSEYKDFSTSDASAAAAAAAPAKASEAEDTPMEEAATPSSPAADDSKDKKRKKHDGETAEEKAERKRRKAEKKAAKAAKKAAKGEAMDSDSD; encoded by the exons ATGTCCAAGGACGTCGCGGTCGTCAAGAAGACGACaacagaggaggaggagtacACCATCAAGCCCCAGGCGACCACTCCTTCTCTCGACACCAGCCAGTGGCCTCTGCTGCTCAAGAACTACGACAAGC TTCTTGTCCGAACAGGCCACTTCACTCCCATTCCCAATGGCTGCTCTCCTCTGAAGCGCGATCTTAAGCAATACATCAGCTCTGGtgtcatcaacctcgacaagcCCTCTAACCCTTCTTCTCACGAGGTCGTCGCTTGGGTCAAGCGCATTCTACG ATGTGAAAAGACTGGACACAGTGGTACCCTCGATCCCAAGGTCACTGGTTGCTTGATCGTTTGCATTGACCGTGCCACTCGTCTCGTCAAGTCCCAGCAGGGTGCCGGAAAGGAGTATGTGGCTGTCATCCGCCTTCACGACAAGCTGCCCGGCGGCCAGGCCCAGTTCGCCCGCGCTCTCGAGACCCTTACCGGTGCGCTCTTCCAGCGCCCCCCTCTGATCTCTGCCGTCAAGCGTCAGCTCCGTATTCGAACCATTCACGAGAGCAAGCTTATCGAGTTCGACAACGACCGACACCTCGGTGTCTTCTGGGTCAGCTGCGAGGCTGGTACTTATATTCGAACCCTCTGTGTTCACTTGGGTCTCCTTCTCGGTGTCGGTGGCCACATGCAGGAGCTTCGACGTGTCCGCAGTGGTGCCATGGATGAGTCCAAGGGCCTGGTCACTCTCCACGATGTTCTCGACGCCCAGTGGCAAATGGACAACACCCGCGACGAGTCTTACCTTCGCAAGGTTATCTCTCCTCTTGAGACTCTCCTGACTTCTTACAAGCGACTTGTCGTCAAGGACAGTGCTGTCAACGCTGTCTGCTATGGTGCCAAGCTCATGCTTCCCGGTCTTCTTCGATACG AGTCTGCCATTGAGCATCATGAGGAAGTCGTTCTTATGACCACCAAGGGTGAAGCCATTGCTCTAGGTATCGCTCAGATGTCCACTGTCGAGATGTCCACCTGCGATCACGGCGTCGTTGCCAAGGTCAAGCGCTGCATCATGGAGCGCGACCTCTACCCCCGCCGCTGGGGTCTTGGCCCTGttgctcttgagaagaagaagctcaaggctgacGGCAAACTCGACAAGTACGGCCGCCCTAACGATGCCACTCCTGCCAAGTGGAGCTCCGAATACAAGGATTTCAGCACCAGCGATGCCTCTGCCGCCGCCGCTGCCGCCGCTCCTGCCAAGGCCTCCGAGGCTGAGGATACTCCTATGGAGGAGGCTGCCACTCCCTCTTCACCTGCTGCTGATGAcagcaaggacaagaagcgcaagaagcACGATGGCGAGACTGCTGAAGAGAAGGCTGAGCGCAAACGAAGAAAGGCGGAGAAAAAGGCGGCAAAGGCTGCTAAGAAGGCTGCCAAGGGCGAGGCTATGGACAGCGACAGCGACTAA
- a CDS encoding hypothetical protein (At least one base has a quality score < 10): protein MFSTFGQPTRSPSPAFNPFATNSENKGSAFGIDSAGDSSKTKRTKRSSAFGDQSDNEAKRKANNRFKNKDANLSDGGGRNKNRKSDEKKNNTDPKKNPFNTATFSRKQAGQNTRGNGSTPFVATRNESRPTSSSSANSDDEPIPDTYHSDDPQAKRVYEQLRKDGIHPPQWPSQPGNPKNKAEVTKFREKYETYRNKARASLTKAGLIDDPDKRKTLQDAIDFKGICEDMCPEYEKITRINEMDVHQPEKNPKTTYANTRRMVKKLARSAAGQEAPLPMDVRSAPALKRTLDYLIDDLLRDDGNLSVLHGFLWDRTRAIRRDFTFFSSLTPDEMKIQVYVLENIARFHVTALHLLTRDGKTPEDFVEQQELEQLGKALLSLRDAYDDCNDQGIRCENEPEFRAYYLIFHAYDSNIIETLQRQWKPALWKDSNEVRTAVLLVEALQNTQDFHGPLKDAPSLAASAAYQSYFRIVEDPKVSYTMACFAECHFPRLRRAILAAINRGLARPRETSKDVTAAVLNKFLRFDTIEQAIEFAELHNIEFSQCDEDPSDASRQYAKLDSRGSLPHLRLQHQFSYSLVEKKRGSKSLPELIHQTTYQSANPPKAAVNGSSQESLFVPETKPTTDKPTIPTGPKATTSNPFSSFGKPSESGGDNKPINGNSGTTINGTASISASGLQQTPPQKTPFASGLASTAKRPAVNPFAPTTSAFTPSSVGNVSHLPAPTPEQLPGSGNRPILNPFASSFKPPTTSGEQAQSSPFSQFSASSEKDTATGTTFSSLPATPAAASTENTSSKGITADKPQLHAPTISSAQPAKQPSINILPPTPQLSSSPFTTVTQPQKPSTSSDSSATSQATIPSTPFNLDKTPTLTGEQSKPATGIFDTQPPTTSTPQFSFPSIGTSSLSHPASNGDGFQLSTTPATTQITKEPIPSPEPPSPPRDLLVYQSATSTAVKRIARDRRLSQLRRSGREQMRAYYQAQRVAQAKAQREAARQAAREQAEIAELNRPEELKDLLKHKKPSKRRQAAEEDALLASGVLSGINNEQEAVARIVRRVPSATSSISSKQSSSSLARSGSKTRALRQQFGDQSATFRRSLPPLVSRNTESPEPGNRVSRVSERWRLKAMGIVQMPDGTAVPERLANEMQYGKKQSTGSMGPPSSGFNRRASISGLGHSEERHRLSGSHGTVDTTESDSSAKNKRKRATDDDGEPAQDDLAKISSHKRVMSDAQTLIDELRAMREEMEEGATWFKDQNDRMQSELISRGSTPWDQDI, encoded by the exons ATGTTTTCGACCTTCGGCCAGCCAACGCGGAGTCCGTCTCCAGCGTTCAATCCTTTTGCGACGAACTCTGAGAACAAAGGCAGCGCATTCGGAATTGATAGTGCAGGCGACTCGTCAAAGACGAAGCGAACCAAGCGATCATCAGCATTTGGCGACCAGAGCGACAATGAAGCAAAGCGCAAGGCGAATAACCGGTTCAAAAACAAGGATGCCAATCTGAGTGACGGAGGCGGCAGGAACAAGAACCGGAAAAGTGAcgaaaaaaagaataatacTGATCCGAAGAAAAACCCATTCAATACTGCCACCTTCTCCAGGAAGCAAGCAGGACAAAACACGCGGGGCAATGGATCAACTCCTTTTGTGGCGACGCGTAACGAGTCGCGaccaacttcatcatcaagcgcCAACTCCGACGATGAGCCTATCCCCGATACCTATCATTCCGACGATCCGCAAGCGAAAAGGGTGTACGAGCAACTGCGTAAAGATGGCATTCACCCTCCTCAGTGGCCTTCTCAACCTGGGAATCCCAAGAATAAGGCTGAAGTGACAAAGTTCCGCGAGAAATACGAAACCTACCGCAATAAGGCGCGCGCATCTCTGACGAAGGCCGGACTCATCGATGACCCAGATAAGCGCAAAACTCTCCAGGATGCTATCGATTTCAAAGGCATCTGCGAGGATATGTGCCCTGAGTACGAGAAGATCACGCGAATTAATGAAATGGACGTTCATCAGCCCGAAAAGAATCCCAAGACTACATACGCGAATACTCGTCgcatggtcaagaagctcgctCGCTCCGCCGCTGGTCAAGAAGCGCCATTACCCATGGACGTTCGATCCGCGCCGGCCCTCAAAAGGACATTGGACTATTTGATTGACGACCTGTTACGTGACGACGGCAACCTATCAGTCTTGCATGGGTTTTTATGGGACAGAACACGCGCAATCCGCAGAGATTTCACCTTCTTTTCGTCACTCACTCCCGACGAAATGAAGATCCAGGTCTATGTTTTGGAGAACATCGCGCGATTTCATGTTACGGCACTTCATCTTCTCACTCGAGACGGCAAAACACCCGAGGACTTCGTGGAACAGCAGGAATTGGAACAGCTTGGGAAAGCCCTCTTGTCCCTCCGCGACGCTTACGATGATTGTAATGATCAGGGCATAAGATGTGAGAATGAGCCTGAATTCCGGGCATACTACCTTATCTTCCATGCCTACGATTCGAACATCATAGAAACGTTGCAGCGTCAATGGAAACCTGCCCTCTGGAAGGACTCCAATGAGGTCCGTACGGCCGTCCTACTCGTTGAGGCTCTGCAAAATACCCAAGACTTTCACGGGCCTCTGAAGGATGCGCCGTCATTAGCCGCATCAGCTGCATATCAATCATATTTCAGAATAGTTGAGGATCCTAAAGTTTCCTACACAATGGCTTGCTTCGCAGAATGCCACTTTCCCAGGCTTCGTCGCGCTATCTTGGCCGCCATCAATAGAGGTCTCGCTCGGCCTAGGGAGACGTCCAAGGACGTTACTGCCGCTGTTTTGAACAAGTTTCTTCGCTTCGATACCATCGAGCAAGCTATTGAATTTGCGGAGCTTCACAATATCGAATTTAGCCAATGCGATGAGGACCCCTCCGATGCCAGTCGCCAATACGCGAAACTGGACAGTCGTGGTTCTTTACCTCACCTTCGTCTTCAACACCAATTCTCTTACTCTCTTGTCGAAAAGAAGCGTGGCTCAAAATCCCTACCAGAACTGATACATCAAACAACCTATCAAAGCGCAAATCCTCCTAAGGCTGCAGTTAACGGTTCATCTCAAGAAAGCCTTTTTGTTCCAGAAACAAAACCTACTACCGACAAACCAACAATCCCCACTGGACCCAAAGCTACAACGTCAAACCCATTTTCATCATTTGGCAAGCCTAGTGAATCTGGAGGGGACAACAAGCCCATCAATGGCAACTCAG GGACTACAATCAACGGAACCGCCTCGATTAGTGCTTCTGGTTTGCAACAAACACCACCTCAGAAAACCCCGTTCGCATCTGGCTTGGCTTCGACAGCCAAGCGGCCTGCTGTCAACCCCTTCGCACCCACAACATCTGCATTTACGCCATCCTCCGTTGGCAATGTTTCTCATCTGCCGGCACCTACCCCTGAGCAGCTGCCTGGATCTGGAAACAGGCCAATACTGAACCCGTTTGCCTCTTCTTTCAAGCCACCAACCACTTCGGGTGAGCAGGCACAGAGCAGTCCATTCAGCCAGTTTTCTGCCTCCAGTGAGAAAGATACGGCAACAGGAACGACCTTCTCCTCTCTACCAGCCACTCCGGCGGCTGCCTCAACAGAGAACACTTCTAGCAAAGGGATAACAGCAGACAAGCCACAGCTCCATGCTCCCACCATCTCCTCAGCACAACCCGCGAAGCAACCTAGCATCAACATATTGCCACCAACGCCTCAACTGTCCTCAAGTCCCTTTACTACCGTAACACAACCTCAAAAACCATCTACATCAAGCGACAGCAGTGCCACATCGCAAGCGACGATACCTTCAACACCTTTCAACCTAGACAAAACACCTACGTTAACTGGAGAACAAAGCAAGCCAGCGACGGGCATTTTCGACACACAACCCCCGACCACATCAACACCTCAATTCTCGTTCCCGTCGATTGGAACTTCATCTTTGTCCCATCCTGCATCAAACGGTGATGGGTTCCAACTCTCAACAACCCCAGCAACTACCCAAATAACAAAGGAACCCATCCCCTCTCCTGAACCACCATCGCCACCTCGTGACCTCTTGG TTTATCAGTCAGCTACCTCTACCGCTGTGAAGAGGATTGCGCGTGATCGTCGCTTGAGCCAGCTTCGTCGTAGCGGCCGAGAGCAGATGAGAGCTTACTATCAAGCACAGCGTGTAGCGCAAGCTAAGGCTCAGAGAGAAGCTGCTCGCCAAGCTGCGCGAGAGCAGGCTGAAATCGCCGAGCTGAATCGACCAGAGGAGCTGAAGGATTTACTTAAACACAAGAAGCCAAGTAAGCGCCGTcaagcagcagaagaggaCGCACTGCTTGCTTCCGGTGTTCTATCTGGAATCAACAACGAGCAGGAAGCTGTGGCCAGGATTGTGCGTAGGGTGCCATCCGCCACCAGCTCCATCTCCAGCAAACAATCGAGCTCATCTCTCGCAAGAAGTGGCTCCAAGACTAGAGCTCTTCGGCAACAGTTTGGTGATCAATCGGCCACTTTCAGACGCTCGCTGCCTCCTCTTGTTTCTCGAAATACCGAAAGTCCAGAGCCCGGTAATCGTGTCAGCAGAGTATCCGAACGCTGGCGACTCAAGGCTATGGGGATTGTGCAGATGCCTGATGGGACTGCTGTTCCGGAAAGGCTGGCGAACGAGATGCAGTATGGAAAGAAACAGTCAACAGGCAGTATGGGTCCGCCTAGTAGTGGCTTCAATCGCCGGGCCTCTATAAGTGGCCTTGGTCATTCTGAGGAACGCCATCGATTATCTGGGTCGCACGGCACCGTCGACACCACCGAATCTGATAGTTCTgcgaagaacaagagaaaGCGGGCCACCGACGATGACGGTGAGCCAGCTCAGGATGACCTGGCCAAAATCAGCTCGCATAAACGAGTAATGAGCGATGCGCAAACCCTGATCGACGAACTGCGTGCTATGAGggaggagatggaagagggagCCACTTGGTTCAAAGACCAGAATGATAGAATGCAGAGTGAACTGATTAGCAGAGGCTCGACACCCTGGGATCAAGATATATGA
- a CDS encoding cutinase transcription factor 1 beta (At least one base has a quality score < 10), with protein sequence MQTEASQGSAAPPSPTATSVKASNEKNSKKRASPSGDSEQPEKITKRRAARACVSCRARKVRCDVVEGAPCGNCRWDNVECVVQESRRRKKNLYTASTAGQSVSTEAQLRCKTTASNGNPTGPSKSATVGMSTADLRRPSSGSAISTSSIDAPSTFLNSSALDSHVPHMIYQRSGYRRDSSSLNKIQSIESNAHRSSWGSIIPDPAFFDNLRTTQLLGSLEEKDTPAPQFPAFLRPLPNKIAPEDVDYLKIKGALSVPTLPLQNALLQAYVEYVHPYMPLMDLNNFLGIINSRDGKNGQTSLFLYQAVMFAASAFVDMKYLREGGYTTRKAARKSFFQKTRLLYDFDYESDRLVLVQALLLMTYWYETPDDQKDTWHWMGVAISLAHTIGLHRNPGSTSMAPAKQKLWKRIWWSCFMRDRLIALGMRRPTRIKDEDFDVPMLEESDFEIEVLPENNTIIPASCALVRNLDMQRELAIMCIAKAQLCVCISRMLKAQYSVLIRDKMKPENTTNSTMMLFPNKQLDNVESVTEVDHELMAWAESLPACCQYRTLTPLDVKDGRSTIAVQRTLLHMVYYTTISALHRPQFLPSSPLQAPTTSRQVQDMSRLRVRDAAMHITRMATELHQYRLERFLPTTGVTVILPAMIIHLLEMKNPTPQARERATRGFRQCMRVMEKLREVYAAADYATGFLDAALRKAAIDINSSVAPSTLAMMKRVPIEFSAQTPPPENAPYMTASESLFNEKPKEPQPVAAPTMMPPNTVNAAALEMPTNSPPQTEMESPAAGLTPSVSAGSEEIQLDVGNMDLDFMQGHDEFDWNAVAGTDFDVDQWLQFPPEGVNNQDDNLIAGVLGVEEPTMSAEQALTWAINAEVDAARQTENREIPAPA encoded by the exons ATGCAAACAGAAGCTTCACAGGGCTCGGCTGCCCCGCCATCGCCAACAGCAACCTCAGTAAAGGCTTCCAACGAAAAGAACAGCAAGAAGAGAGCCTCACCTTCTGGCGACTCGGAGCAACCGGAAAAGATCACAAAGCGACGCGCTGCCCGTGCTTGTGTGTCCTGCCGGGCACGAAAAGTCCGATGCGACGTAGTCGAAGGAGCCCCTTGTGGAAATTGTCGCTGGGACAACGTTGAG TGCGTTGTCCAAGAAAGCCGCAGGCGAAA GAAGAATCTTTATACGGCCAGCACAGCGGGCCAGTCTGTCTCCACAGAAGCTCAGCTGCGTTGCAAAACAACGGCCAGCAACGGGAATCCCACAGGTCCCAGCAAGAGTGCGACTGTGGGCATGAGCACAGCCGACCTTCGACGTCCCAGCAGCGGCTCAGCCATTTCGACCAGCAGCATTGACGCACCCAGTACTTTTCTGAACAGTTCCGCCCTTGATAGCCATGTGCCTCACATGATAT ATCAACGCTCTGGCTACCGCCGAGATTCCAGCTCACTCAATAAGATCCAGTCAATAGAATCTAACGCACACCGGTCGTCATGGGGTAGCATCATCCCGGACCCTGCGTTCTTCGATAACTTGCGTACCACTCAATTGCTCGGTTCtctcgaggagaaggacaCCCCGGCACCTCAGTTCCCTGCATTTTTACGACCTCTGCCAAATAAGATCGCGCCTGAAGATGTCGATTATCTCAAGATTAAGGGCGCACTATCGGTGCCCACCCTGCCACTACAAAATGCACTCCTTCAGGCTTATGTCGAATATGTGCACCCGTATATGCCGCTTATGGACCTGAACAACTTTCTCGGTATCATCAACAGTCGTGATGGAAAGAATGGTCAGACAAGCCTCTTCCTCTACCAGGCTGTAATGTTCGCTGCGTCAGCCTTTGTAGACATGAAGTACCTTCGTGAGGGTGGTTACACTACTCGAAAAGCAGCTCGCAAGTCCTTCTTTCAAAAGACAAGG TTACTATACGACTTCGATTACGAGTCAGATCGCCTTGTCCTCGTACAAGCTTTGCTTTTGATGACGTATTGGTATGAGACGCCAGATGACCAGAAAGACACATGGCACTGGATGGGCGTGGCCATCTCACTGGCACACACTATTGGCCTTCATCGAAATCCCGGGTCCACAAGCATGGCTCCAGCAAAACAAAAGCTCTGGAAGCGAATATGGTGGTCTTGCTTTATGCGAGATCGCCTCATCGCCCTCGGCATGAGACGGCCCACACGTATTAAGGACGAAGATTTTGATGTGCCCATGCTCGAGGAGAGCGACTTTGAGATCGAGGTCCTCCCCGAGAACAATACCATTATCCCAGCTAGCTGTGCATTGGTTCGCAATCTCGACATGCAGCGAGAGCTGGCTATCATGTGCATTGCCAAGGCTCAGCTGTGCGTGTGCATTAGCCGCATGCTGAAGGCGCAGTATTCAGTTTTGATCCGGGATAAGATGAAGCCCGAAAATACTACTAACAGCACTATGATGCTTTTCCCTAATAAGCAGTTAGATAACGTGGAGAGCGTCACTGAGGTGGATCACGAACTTATGGCATGGGCTGAGTCGCTACCAGCCTGCTGCCAGTACCGCACCCTGACACCCTTGGATGTCAAAGACGGACGATCAACAATTGCTGTTCAGAGGACACTCCTGCACATGGTATACTACACTACCATATCGGCTCTGCACCGACCCCAGTTCCTGCCATCGTCGCCTCTCCAGGCCCCGACAACATCCCGACAAGTACAAGATATGTCTCGACTACGGGTTCGTGATGCTGCGATGCATATTACCCGAATGGCTACGGAGCTTCACCAATATCGGTTAGAGCGATTCTTACCTACGACTGGTGTGACGGTTATTCTTCCTGCAATGATCATTCACCTCCTTGAGATGAAGAACCCCACGCCCCAGGCTCGGGAGCGTGCCACACGAGGATTCCGCCAGTGTATGCGGGTTATGGAGAAGCTCCGAGAGGTCTATGCTGCAGCAGATTACGCAACCGGGTTCCTTGATGCTGCTCTGCGGAAGGCTGCGATTGATATCAACTCCAGCGTTGCCCCTTCAACCCTAGCCATGATGAAACGGGTACCAATCGAATTCAGCGCTCAAACACCACCTCCCGAGAATGCGCCGTACATGACTGCTTCCGAGTCGCTATTTAATGAGAAGCCGAAGGAGCCTCAGCCTGTGGCAGCACCAACCATGATGCCACCAAATACTGTCAACGCTGCAGCTTTGGAGATGCCCACAAACTCACCTCCCCAGACGGAGATGGAGTCTCCTGCCGCTGGCTTGACACCGAGCGTCAGTGCTGGATCAGAGGAAATTCAACTGGATGTTGGCAACATGGATCTCGATTTCATGCAAGGCCACGACGAGTTCGACTGGAATGCTGTGGCCGGAACCGATTTTGACGTTGACCAGTGGCTGCAATTCCCCCCGGAGGGAGTGAACAATCAAGACGATAATTTGATCGCCGGGGTATTGGGCGTTGAGGAGCCTACTATGTCGGCAGAACAGGCGCTGACCTGGGCTATTAATGCCGAGGTCGATGCAGCCCGGCAAACCGAGAACCGCGAGATTCCTGCCCCGGCGTAG
- a CDS encoding hypothetical protein (At least one base has a quality score < 10), with amino-acid sequence MGQTLSTMTVASPSGPGSAQNVLNRLFFASGPLRSATSSTLTRASTRSSTVPPAVVLTATTNNRRPRPSNPRLSYSSFFPFSSPHLPLSMSMASSSPHSTASSEIATPRSRSSTTSSPRRLTDSNPMSPVDLSKIEQEIKMAALDQHRGYVQDHYAEVKQDRTPEYVDESNAAGYQIVREPLWNKGLAFTPEERASKNLTGLLPHTMESFETQCARAMKMIQTRQTPIDKDQNTDLFYRLLIDNIRELMPLVYTPTIGDVCLQYSSIYTRPEALYISIKQRKSIRAMLRNWPCQDPEICVVTMALASLVWIGKPALYTGAAGIHPSKTLPIVLDCGTQQRGEPERPLLPWRPSYPEQQAFMDEFMEAAREVFPSMVVQFEDFDSEKAFGYLDRYRDQYRCFNDDIQGTGAVVLGGYIGAVEQSGVPIEEQRLVFMGAGSAGVGVAKQLVEYYTRRGLSEAAARDKFWLVDTKGLVTKDRGDRLAEHKKYFARTDNNGQQYRTLEEVIEYVKPSALVGLTATFGVFTEPVVRALKHSVQEGGLERRPILFPLSNPLTKAECTFEQAIEWTEGTVLFASGSPFNPVKAKFGDETHHTVYHPNQGNNVYIFPGLGLGAILAKASRVTDEMVYTSAAALAGSLNADEVHKGLIYPRIERVRDASVIVAREVMKAARRGGVSELPESQWAEWEEWGDVALTTYIKQRIYNPLCFADAKTHL; translated from the exons ATGGGCCAAACGCTCTCGACCATGACAGTGGCCTCGCCTTCGGGACCCGGTTCCGCCCAAAACGTCTTAAACCGACTTTTCTTCGCTAGTGGCCCCTTGCGCTCCGCGACATCGTCTACTTTGACCCGTGCTTCCACCCGCTCGTCTACTGTTCCCCCAGCCGTTGTTCTCACGGCGACTACTAATAATCGCCGCCCTCGACCCTCAAACCCCAGGCTCTCCTATTCATCTTTCTTTCCGTTCTCATCACCCCATCTCCCATTGTCTATGTCCATGGCGTCTTCGTCCCCTCATAGTACCGCCAGCTCTGAAATTGCCACGCCTCGCTCtagatcatcaacaacatcatcccC ACGAAGACTTACAGATTCCAATCCAATGTCCCCCGTCGACCTTTCCAAGATCGAACAAGAAATCAAGATGGCCGCCCTTGATCAACACCGTGGCTACGTCCAAGACCACTATGCCGAGGTCAAGCAGGACCGAACACCTGAATATGTTGACGAGTCCAATGCTGCCGGCTACCAGATTGTCCGAGAACCTCTCTGGAATAAGG GACTTGCCTTCACACCCGAGGAACGCGCCTCTAAGAACCTCACTGGTCTCCTCCCCCACACTATGGAGAGCTTCGAGACCCAGTGCGCCCGAGCCATGAAGATGATTCAGACCCGCCAGACACCTATCGACAA GGACCAAAACACCGACCTTTTCTATCGTCTcctcatcgacaacatccGAGAGCTCATGCCCCTCGTCTATACCCCCACAATCGGTGATGTCTGCTTGCAATACTCTAGCATTTACACTCGCCCCGAGGCTCTGTACATCTCCATCAAGCAGCGAAAGTCCATCCGTGCTATGCTCCGAAACTGGCCTTGCCAGGATCCTGAGATTTGCGTCGTCACGATGGCTCTCGCATCCTTGGTCTGG ATCGGAAAGCCTGCTCTTTACACCGGCGCTGCTGGTATACACCCCTCCAAGACCCTTCCCATTGTCCTTGACTGCGGTACCCAACAACGAGGAGAACCTGAAAGACCCCTTCTACCCTGG CGACCTTCGTACCCTGAGCAGCAGGCTTTCATGGATGAGTTTATGGAAGCTGCCCGCGAGGTTTTCCCCAGCATGGTTGTCCAATTCGAGGACTTCGACAGTGAGAAGGCCTTTGGTTATCTCGACCGTTACCGAGACCAATACCGATGCTTC AACGACGATATCCAGGGAACTGGTGCCGTTGTGTTGGGTGGATATATTGGCGCTGTTGAGCAGTCTGGTGTTCCAATCGAGGAACAGCGGCTTGTCTTCATGGGCGCCGGCTCTGCTGGTGTCGGTGTTGCCAAACAGCTCGTTGAGTACTATACACGCCGTGGATTGAGCGAAGCTGCCGCCCGCGACAAGTTCTGGCTCGTCGATACCAAGGGTCTTGTTACTAAAGACCGTGGTGATCGCCTGGCTGAGCACAAGAAGTACTTCGCTCGAACTGACAACAATGGTCAGCAGTACCGCACTCTTGAGGAAGTCATCGAGTATGTCAAGCCCAGTGCCCTGGTTGGTCTTACTGCAACCTTCGGCGTCTTCACCGAGCCTGTTGTCCGTGCTCTCAAGCACTCTGTTCAGGAGGGTGGCCTTGAGCGCCGTCCCATTCTCTTCCCTCTCAGCAACCCTCTCACCAAGGCTGAGTGCACCTTTGAGCAGGCTATTGAGTGGACCGAGGGCACTGTCCTCTTCGCTTCTGGCTCTCCCTTCAACCCCGTCAAGGCCAAGTTTGGTGACGAAACTCACCACACGGTCTACCACCCCAACCAAGGCAACAATGTTTACATTTTCCCTGGTCTGGGTCTCGGTGCCATCCTGGCCAAGGCTTCTCGTGTTACCGACGAGATGGTTTACACCTCTGCCGCTGCTCTGGCTGGCTCCCTAAATGCCGATGAGGTTCACAAGGGCCTCATATACCCCCGCATTGAGCGTGTCCGTGATGCTAGTGTCATTGTCGCTCGCGAGGTCATGAAGGCCGCTCGACGTGGTGGTGTCTCTGAACTTCCTGAGTCTCAATGGGCTGAGTGGGAGGAGTGGGGTGATGTTGCCCTGACCACCTACATCAAGCAGCGTATCTATAACCCTCTTTGCTTTGCTGATGCCAAGACGCATCTGTAA